A single region of the Pseudorhodoplanes sp. genome encodes:
- a CDS encoding amino acid ABC transporter ATP-binding protein produces MIEIKSISKYYGQMQVLKNCSTHVAKGEVVVVCGPSGSGKSTLIKCVNGLEPFQSGDVVLDGISLSDPKTDLPKLRARVGMVFQHFELFPHLRVIDNLCLAQQKVLGRSRADAEARGRKLLERVGLIEHAKKYPGELSGGQQQRVAIARALAMDPIVMLFDEPTSALDPEMVTEVLDVMIGLAREGMTMMVVTHEMGFARKVADRVIFMDKGEIVEDAAKEDFFGKPRSERAQMFLSKILQH; encoded by the coding sequence ATGATCGAGATCAAGTCCATCAGCAAATACTACGGACAAATGCAGGTCCTTAAAAACTGCTCGACGCACGTGGCGAAAGGCGAGGTCGTCGTCGTCTGCGGTCCGTCCGGCTCCGGGAAATCGACCCTCATCAAGTGCGTCAACGGGCTCGAACCGTTTCAGTCCGGCGATGTCGTGCTTGACGGTATCAGCCTGTCAGATCCGAAAACGGATCTGCCGAAATTGCGGGCGCGCGTCGGCATGGTCTTTCAGCATTTCGAACTCTTTCCGCACCTGCGCGTGATCGACAATCTGTGTCTCGCCCAGCAGAAGGTGCTGGGCCGCTCGCGCGCCGATGCGGAGGCGAGGGGGCGCAAGCTGCTGGAGCGGGTCGGCCTGATCGAGCATGCCAAAAAATATCCCGGCGAACTGTCGGGTGGGCAGCAGCAGCGCGTTGCCATTGCCCGCGCGCTGGCGATGGACCCGATCGTCATGCTGTTCGACGAGCCAACGTCGGCGCTCGACCCCGAAATGGTAACAGAGGTTCTCGATGTGATGATCGGGCTGGCGCGCGAAGGCATGACCATGATGGTGGTCACGCACGAAATGGGCTTCGCGCGCAAGGTCGCCGACCGGGTCATCTTCATGGACAAGGGCGAGATTGTCGAGGACGCGGCCAAGGAGGATTTCTTCGGCAAGCCGCGCAGCGAGCGCGCGCAGATGTTCCTGTCGAAGATATTGCAGCACTGA
- a CDS encoding ABC transporter permease subunit (The N-terminal region of this protein, as described by TIGR01726, is a three transmembrane segment that identifies a subfamily of ABC transporter permease subunits, which specificities that include histidine, arginine, glutamine, glutamate, L-cystine (sic), the opines (in Agrobacterium) octopine and nopaline, etc.), with protein sequence MFSNIDLDVIWRSLPYLFLDGMRFTLMLTAMATAGGVIFGTLLAMMRLSGLPILPQIAATYTNLMRSLPLVLVIFWFYFLIPYVGQWITGASRPISVGAFMSALVTFTLFEAAYFSEIMRAGIQSISRGQVAAGYALGLTYWQVMGNIVLPQAFRNMLPVLLTQTIILFQDTSLVYVLSITDFLGAASKVAQRDGRLVEMYLFVALVYFVMSYAASRFVKHLQTRVAVIR encoded by the coding sequence ATGTTTTCGAATATCGATCTCGATGTGATCTGGCGGTCGCTGCCCTATCTTTTCCTCGATGGCATGCGCTTCACGCTGATGCTGACCGCGATGGCGACGGCGGGCGGTGTCATTTTCGGGACGCTGCTCGCGATGATGCGGCTGTCCGGCCTGCCGATCCTGCCGCAGATCGCGGCCACCTACACCAACCTCATGCGGTCGCTGCCGCTCGTGCTGGTGATCTTCTGGTTCTATTTTCTGATTCCGTATGTCGGACAATGGATCACAGGCGCCTCACGGCCGATTTCTGTCGGCGCCTTCATGTCCGCATTGGTGACATTCACGCTATTTGAAGCGGCTTATTTCTCGGAAATCATGCGCGCGGGCATCCAGTCGATCTCGCGCGGCCAGGTGGCGGCCGGCTATGCGCTGGGGCTCACATATTGGCAGGTGATGGGCAATATCGTTTTGCCGCAAGCCTTCCGCAATATGCTGCCGGTCCTGCTGACGCAGACGATCATTCTGTTTCAGGACACCTCACTCGTCTATGTGCTCTCCATCACGGACTTTCTCGGCGCCGCCTCGAAGGTGGCCCAGCGCGATGGACGTCTTGTGGAGATGTATCTGTTCGTTGCCTTGGTCTATTTCGTGATGTCCTATGCCGCGTCCCGCTTCGTCAAGCATCTGCAGACGCGTGTCGCTGTTATTCGGTGA
- a CDS encoding amino acid ABC transporter permease, giving the protein MNYNWNWGIFWEPSPEGTGTYFDMLLSGLRWTIATALLAWVLALLLGSIIGVMRTLPSKSANYFASAYVEFFRNIPILVQLFLWFFVLPELLPQAAGLWLKQLPNAAFWTAAIGIGFYMSARVAEQLRAGINALPRGQSMAGKALGLTTAQIYVYVLLPMAYRIILPPLTSEFLNTIKNTAVALTIGLLELTGRARSMQEFSFQVFEAFTAATILYLIVNAVVVVAMHFIERRVAVPGYITGK; this is encoded by the coding sequence ATGAACTATAACTGGAACTGGGGAATCTTCTGGGAGCCCTCGCCGGAGGGGACCGGCACCTATTTTGATATGCTGCTCTCGGGGCTCAGGTGGACGATCGCAACCGCGTTGCTCGCCTGGGTGCTGGCGTTGCTGCTCGGTTCGATCATCGGCGTCATGCGGACGCTTCCCTCGAAGTCGGCGAACTATTTCGCATCGGCCTATGTCGAATTCTTCAGAAACATTCCGATCCTGGTGCAGTTGTTTCTGTGGTTCTTCGTGTTGCCGGAATTGCTGCCGCAGGCGGCGGGCCTTTGGCTGAAGCAGCTTCCGAACGCGGCGTTCTGGACGGCCGCCATCGGCATTGGCTTCTACATGTCAGCGCGTGTCGCCGAGCAATTGCGCGCCGGCATCAATGCCTTGCCGCGCGGGCAGTCGATGGCCGGCAAGGCGCTCGGACTGACGACGGCACAAATCTATGTTTATGTGCTGCTCCCGATGGCCTATCGGATCATTTTGCCGCCACTCACCTCTGAATTCCTGAACACCATCAAGAACACGGCCGTCGCATTGACGATCGGACTTCTGGAACTGACCGGGCGTGCGCGGTCGATGCAGGAATTCTCTTTTCAGGTTTTCGAGGCCTTCACCGCGGCGACGATCCTGTATCTGATTGTGAATGCCGTTGTTGTCGTGGCGATGCATTTCATCGAGCGCCGCGTCGCGGTGCCCGGCTACATCACAGGCAAGTGA
- a CDS encoding amino acid ABC transporter substrate-binding protein, with protein MKYVSAVAVVLGLLAQPATAQELSGTLKKIKETGEITLGHRESSVPFSYLDDKQQPVGYAMDICYKIVDAVKKELKLDKLAVKLNPVTSATRIPLMANGTIDLECGSTTNNAERQKQVWYTNTHFLTASRYVTKRANKIGKIDDLKGKTIVSTAGTTNIKQATEANVARKLGMNIIPAKDHAEAFLMVETDRAVAFVMDDILLASLVASSKDPKAYVISEDAFSLPEPYGIMLRKDDAAFKKVVDGATSALYKSPEGKAIYDKWFTKPIPPRNLNLNVPMSAQMKKIFDKPIDSPDPAAY; from the coding sequence ATGAAATATGTCTCAGCAGTGGCGGTCGTCCTGGGATTGCTGGCGCAGCCGGCAACGGCGCAGGAACTGAGCGGCACCCTGAAAAAGATCAAGGAGACCGGCGAGATCACGCTTGGCCATCGTGAGTCCTCGGTGCCGTTTTCCTATCTCGACGACAAGCAGCAGCCGGTCGGCTATGCGATGGACATCTGCTACAAAATCGTCGATGCGGTGAAGAAGGAGCTGAAGCTCGACAAGCTCGCGGTCAAACTCAATCCCGTGACCTCGGCAACGCGCATTCCGCTGATGGCCAACGGGACCATCGATCTTGAATGCGGCTCGACGACGAATAATGCTGAGCGCCAGAAGCAGGTCTGGTACACAAACACGCATTTCCTGACGGCGAGCCGCTACGTCACCAAGCGCGCGAACAAGATCGGCAAGATCGACGATCTCAAGGGCAAGACCATCGTCTCCACGGCCGGTACAACAAATATCAAGCAGGCCACCGAGGCCAATGTTGCGCGCAAGCTCGGCATGAACATCATTCCGGCCAAGGATCATGCGGAAGCGTTTCTGATGGTCGAGACCGACCGTGCCGTGGCTTTCGTGATGGACGACATCCTGCTGGCCAGCCTCGTCGCGTCCTCCAAGGATCCCAAGGCTTACGTGATCTCGGAAGACGCTTTCTCGCTGCCTGAGCCCTACGGGATCATGCTGCGCAAGGATGACGCCGCTTTCAAAAAGGTTGTCGATGGTGCGACGTCGGCGCTCTACAAGAGTCCGGAAGGCAAGGCGATCTACGACAAGTGGTTCACGAAGCCGATCCCGCCGCGCAACCTCAATCTCAATGTGCCGATGAGCGCGCAAATGAAGAAGATCTTCGACAAGCCGATCGATTCGCCCGATCCGGCCGCTTACTAG
- a CDS encoding indolepyruvate oxidoreductase subunit beta family protein, with the protein MNAPISQKARPITLAILAMGGEGGGVLAEWLVDLAEHSGYLAQTTSVPGVAQRTGATIYYLEMFPRAAINGAGREPVLALMPTPGDVDIVVASELMEAGRAIQRGLVTPDRTTLIASINRTFSMTEKLALADGRVDDAKLLEACRTAARQLYAFDMAALAEATGSVISAVLFGALAGANVLPFQRTAFEAAIRRGNVGVATSLAAFTAGFEAAISGAASPLPAGEPQAAETPHLPDAIATLCAEAERSVPPTVQPVVRAGILRTADYQNASYARLYLDRLAPFISLEQKHGDGTHRLLQETARQLALGMAYEDTIRVAELKIRPSRFARVREEVKLAQGQILEIAEFMHPRTEEIADTLPAPLGRFILRTRWVRRLIDRFTSSGRTVKTTSLRGFLLLYIVTMLKPLRPRSLRFETEQRALQTWLEAVERCAGTNYDLAVEVAACRNLVKGYGDTHERGGARFDELMRVLPELTGRPDASRQLARLRQAANADETGLTLTAAIAALRSEQAEAVSKV; encoded by the coding sequence ATGAACGCGCCGATTTCGCAGAAAGCGAGGCCGATCACGCTTGCCATCCTTGCGATGGGGGGTGAGGGTGGCGGGGTGCTCGCAGAATGGCTTGTCGATCTGGCTGAGCACAGCGGCTATCTCGCGCAGACCACCTCGGTGCCGGGTGTCGCCCAGCGGACCGGCGCGACCATCTATTATCTGGAGATGTTTCCGCGTGCGGCGATCAACGGGGCGGGACGCGAGCCGGTCCTTGCGCTGATGCCGACGCCGGGCGATGTCGACATCGTCGTCGCTTCCGAATTGATGGAAGCCGGACGCGCCATCCAGCGCGGACTGGTGACGCCAGACCGTACGACGCTGATCGCGTCGATCAATCGCACCTTCTCCATGACCGAGAAGCTGGCTTTGGCCGACGGACGCGTCGACGACGCCAAATTGCTCGAGGCCTGCCGGACGGCGGCGCGACAGCTTTATGCGTTCGACATGGCGGCGCTGGCGGAGGCGACCGGCAGCGTCATCAGCGCGGTGCTGTTCGGCGCCCTGGCGGGGGCCAATGTGCTGCCGTTCCAGCGCACGGCTTTCGAGGCGGCGATCCGGCGCGGCAATGTCGGTGTTGCGACAAGCCTTGCCGCTTTCACTGCCGGGTTTGAGGCGGCGATAAGCGGTGCGGCCTCGCCTTTGCCTGCAGGCGAGCCGCAGGCTGCCGAGACGCCGCATCTGCCGGACGCGATCGCGACGCTTTGCGCCGAGGCCGAACGCAGCGTACCGCCGACGGTCCAGCCGGTGGTCCGCGCCGGCATTCTGCGCACGGCGGATTATCAGAACGCAAGCTATGCGCGGCTCTATCTCGACCGGCTCGCGCCCTTCATCTCCCTCGAGCAAAAACACGGCGACGGCACGCATCGCCTGTTGCAGGAGACAGCCCGCCAGCTTGCGCTCGGCATGGCCTATGAGGACACGATCCGCGTTGCCGAACTGAAGATCAGGCCGTCGCGTTTTGCTCGGGTGCGGGAGGAGGTGAAGCTCGCACAGGGGCAAATTCTCGAAATCGCCGAGTTCATGCATCCGCGCACCGAGGAAATCGCCGACACGCTGCCGGCGCCGCTCGGGCGCTTCATCCTGCGCACCAGATGGGTACGACGCCTTATCGACCGGTTTACCTCATCAGGCCGGACCGTGAAGACGACATCGCTGCGCGGCTTCCTGCTTCTCTATATTGTCACCATGCTCAAGCCGCTGCGTCCCCGCTCGCTGCGGTTTGAGACAGAGCAACGCGCGTTGCAGACCTGGCTTGAGGCAGTCGAGCGCTGCGCCGGCACCAATTACGATCTCGCGGTCGAGGTCGCCGCCTGCCGCAACCTAGTCAAGGGCTATGGCGACACGCATGAGCGCGGCGGCGCCCGGTTCGACGAATTGATGAGGGTTCTGCCCGAACTGACTGGCCGCCCCGATGCCTCCCGGCAATTGGCGAGGCTGCGCCAGGCTGCCAATGCCGATGAGACCGGCCTGACATTGACGGCGGCGATTGCCGCGTTGCGGTCAGAGCAGGCCGAGGCCGTCAGCAAGGTCTGA
- a CDS encoding indolepyruvate ferredoxin oxidoreductase subunit alpha, which translates to MAERSFKEEVGKLRLGAGEEFRGEGILAITKALLESGVSYVAGYQGAPISHLMDVLSDANDILKELGVHFESSASEATAAATLAASVNYPLRGAVTFKSTVGTNVASDALANLASSGVKGGALIIVGEDYGEGSSIMQERSHAFAMKSQVWLLDPRPNLPSIVNAVKKGFELSEASNTPVMLEVRIRACHVYGRFTVQENVRPDFTLKDALEKPQRDVNRIPLPPATYLQEKEKIEQRWPAAVKFIKDNALNEFFDAEISDIGIVMQGGMYNTALRALELMGLADALGSSRVPLYVMNVTYPLIDDELIRFATGKRAILIVEEGAPEYIEQAVNTILRRADIQTRVEGKGMLPMVGEYTGGIMREGLGKFVRAYRPDLLGELPHTAPSNEATVRLAAAAKASEGQVHPRPPSFCTGCPERPIFTAMKLVERELGPHHVSCDIGCHLFSILPPFNIGATTMGYGLGGAGASAFNTDDGKRAIAILGDGGFWHNGLTSSIGNAVFNKSNNVHIIIDNGYTAATGGQDVLSSAADNAIRTTKNPIEKAVRGVGVDWVKTITRTYDVAKMRDTLREALTTPEQGPKVIIAQSECMLNKQRRVKPLMSKAIKGGQRVVRERFGVDPDTCTGDHSCIRLSGCPSLTVAPNPDPLRTEPVTKVINSCVGCGLCGEVAHAAVLCPSFYRASIINNPNRWDRLKERLRGAVIGFLQRRLEKRQLAAA; encoded by the coding sequence ATGGCGGAACGCTCGTTCAAGGAAGAAGTGGGAAAACTTCGCCTCGGCGCCGGAGAAGAGTTCCGCGGCGAGGGCATCCTCGCCATCACCAAGGCGCTGCTCGAATCCGGTGTCTCTTATGTTGCCGGCTATCAGGGAGCGCCGATCTCGCACCTGATGGATGTGCTCAGCGACGCGAATGACATCCTGAAAGAACTCGGCGTTCATTTCGAATCGAGCGCCAGCGAAGCGACCGCCGCGGCAACGCTTGCGGCATCCGTGAACTATCCCTTGCGCGGCGCCGTCACTTTCAAATCCACGGTCGGCACCAATGTCGCTTCCGACGCGCTCGCCAATCTTGCCTCCAGCGGTGTCAAGGGCGGCGCGCTGATCATCGTCGGCGAGGATTACGGCGAGGGCTCCTCGATCATGCAGGAGCGCAGCCACGCCTTCGCGATGAAGTCACAGGTCTGGCTCCTTGATCCGCGCCCGAATCTGCCGTCGATCGTGAATGCGGTGAAGAAAGGCTTCGAACTGTCGGAAGCCTCCAACACGCCGGTGATGCTGGAAGTGCGCATCCGCGCCTGCCATGTCTATGGCCGCTTCACCGTGCAGGAGAATGTGCGTCCTGACTTCACGCTGAAGGACGCGCTGGAGAAACCGCAGCGCGACGTCAATCGGATTCCGCTGCCACCGGCGACCTATCTGCAGGAGAAAGAAAAGATCGAACAGCGTTGGCCGGCGGCGGTGAAATTCATCAAGGACAATGCACTCAATGAGTTCTTCGACGCCGAGATTTCTGATATCGGCATCGTCATGCAGGGCGGCATGTATAATACCGCCTTGCGCGCGCTGGAGTTGATGGGGCTCGCCGATGCGCTCGGCAGCTCGCGCGTGCCGCTTTATGTGATGAACGTCACTTATCCGCTGATCGATGACGAACTGATCCGTTTTGCCACCGGCAAGCGCGCGATCCTGATCGTGGAGGAGGGAGCGCCCGAATATATCGAGCAGGCGGTCAATACCATCCTGCGCCGCGCCGATATCCAGACCCGGGTCGAAGGCAAGGGCATGTTGCCGATGGTCGGAGAATATACCGGCGGCATCATGCGCGAGGGGCTTGGCAAGTTCGTGCGCGCCTATCGTCCCGACCTGCTCGGCGAATTGCCGCACACGGCGCCGTCAAACGAGGCGACGGTGCGGCTCGCGGCCGCTGCGAAGGCGAGCGAAGGTCAGGTGCATCCGCGGCCGCCGTCCTTCTGCACCGGCTGTCCGGAACGGCCGATCTTCACCGCCATGAAACTGGTCGAGCGCGAGCTTGGGCCGCATCATGTCAGTTGCGACATCGGCTGCCATCTGTTCTCGATCCTGCCGCCCTTCAATATCGGCGCCACCACCATGGGCTATGGCCTTGGCGGCGCCGGCGCGTCGGCGTTCAACACCGACGACGGCAAGCGCGCGATCGCCATCCTGGGCGACGGCGGCTTCTGGCATAACGGCCTGACCTCCTCGATCGGCAACGCCGTCTTCAACAAGTCGAACAACGTCCACATCATCATCGACAATGGCTACACCGCCGCGACCGGCGGGCAGGATGTGCTGTCCTCGGCTGCCGACAATGCGATCCGGACGACCAAGAACCCGATCGAGAAGGCGGTGCGCGGCGTCGGCGTCGACTGGGTGAAGACGATCACGCGCACTTACGATGTCGCCAAGATGCGCGACACCTTGCGCGAGGCGCTGACCACGCCGGAGCAGGGCCCCAAGGTCATCATCGCGCAGTCGGAATGCATGCTGAACAAGCAGCGCCGGGTGAAGCCGCTGATGAGCAAGGCGATCAAGGGCGGGCAACGCGTGGTGCGCGAGCGTTTCGGCGTCGATCCCGACACCTGCACCGGCGATCATTCCTGCATCCGGCTGTCGGGCTGCCCGTCGCTGACGGTGGCACCCAATCCCGATCCTCTGCGCACCGAGCCTGTCACCAAGGTGATCAATTCCTGCGTCGGCTGCGGCTTGTGCGGCGAGGTGGCGCATGCCGCCGTGCTGTGTCCGTCCTTCTACCGCGCCTCGATCATCAACAATCCAAACCGGTGGGACCGCCTCAAGGAAAGGCTCCGCGGTGCCGTCATCGGTTTCCTGCAGCGGCGGCTTGAGAAGCGCCAGCTCGCGGCGGCCTGA
- a CDS encoding ImuA protein → MPRQEGISASGRVLPLGPPELDVFLPQGGLSLAAVHEILPRAATDAPAACGFIIALLGRLVRAGSTFFVASRGEIFSTLHGHGLNGLGLDPARVILVETDGGKQALWAIEETLRSGVPGAVAGLVDSNLDLLAGQRLHLAAADSGIPLFLLRPPDQPGTNVAATRWRVATAPGTRDRFGLATHWRWHLRLERCRNGRTGEWLVEFDHAAYRFSLPAAMAHPAFSCRAGAQSVA, encoded by the coding sequence ATGCCTCGGCAGGAGGGGATTTCCGCCTCCGGCCGGGTTCTCCCCCTCGGCCCCCCGGAGCTGGATGTCTTTCTTCCGCAGGGCGGTCTGTCTCTCGCCGCCGTGCATGAAATCCTGCCCCGGGCCGCAACCGATGCGCCTGCCGCCTGTGGGTTCATCATCGCCCTGCTCGGGCGACTTGTTCGTGCCGGGTCGACCTTCTTCGTCGCCTCGCGCGGAGAGATCTTCTCCACGTTGCATGGGCATGGCCTGAACGGCCTTGGTCTCGATCCCGCTCGCGTCATCCTTGTGGAAACGGACGGCGGCAAGCAGGCGCTCTGGGCGATTGAAGAAACCTTGCGATCGGGCGTGCCAGGCGCGGTGGCCGGCCTGGTGGACAGCAATCTCGATCTTCTCGCCGGCCAACGTCTACACCTGGCCGCCGCCGATTCCGGCATCCCGCTTTTCCTGCTGAGACCACCGGATCAGCCGGGGACGAATGTCGCGGCGACGCGCTGGCGCGTCGCGACGGCGCCGGGCACGCGCGACCGCTTCGGCCTCGCGACTCACTGGCGATGGCATCTCCGGCTCGAACGCTGCCGCAACGGGCGCACGGGAGAATGGTTGGTGGAGTTCGATCATGCCGCGTATCGTTTCAGTCTTCCTGCCGCGATGGCCCATCCAGCGTTTTCTTGCCGCGCAGGTGCGCAATCCGTCGCATAA
- a CDS encoding DNA polymerase Y family protein: MPRIVSVFLPRWPIQRFLAAQVRNPSHKPADPQRPFVLSSEDSGTPRILALNEAAEQAGLMRHDILADARAKIGFLQVHPADPVADDAALKRLALWATRYTPAVSCWGEENGADGFFLDVTGAAHLFGGEESLLQDIGERLAHFGLPARLAIADTPGAAWALSRCGAKPIVIVSSGTEAEALAPLPVEALRLSHDTCVTLRRLGFKRIGSLIGTARAPFAARFEKELLLRLDQALGYASEPLDFIVPPPVYHSARYLMEPIFTTDAVIRMATRLMQDIGHALARDGVGARDLRLSLYRVDGEATLIDLGLTRPTRDASHVARLLDLKLERITSEVEAGFGFETLDLAVTKAEPMQNWQAELIADAETMAGSEQCAALIDRLRQRLGPRSVRRLEPAESHLPERAEQSASVIGDAPTWPAPDAARPRPLILLSKAERIEDVLATVPESPPKRFRWRGVLHKVAQAQGPERIAGEWWRDGQQPTRDYYLVEDEDGHRFWLYRAGLYGRETREAQWFLHGLFA; the protein is encoded by the coding sequence ATGCCGCGTATCGTTTCAGTCTTCCTGCCGCGATGGCCCATCCAGCGTTTTCTTGCCGCGCAGGTGCGCAATCCGTCGCATAAGCCGGCTGATCCCCAGCGACCCTTCGTCCTGTCGTCGGAAGACTCCGGCACGCCGCGCATCCTCGCCCTGAATGAAGCGGCGGAACAGGCCGGGCTGATGCGTCACGACATCCTCGCGGATGCGCGGGCAAAGATCGGATTCCTGCAGGTGCATCCCGCGGATCCCGTGGCTGACGACGCCGCCTTGAAACGGCTCGCGCTCTGGGCCACACGCTACACGCCTGCGGTGTCCTGCTGGGGCGAAGAGAATGGCGCGGACGGTTTCTTTCTCGATGTGACGGGCGCCGCGCATCTGTTCGGCGGCGAAGAAAGCCTGCTGCAAGATATCGGTGAACGGCTCGCCCATTTCGGTTTGCCCGCAAGGCTTGCGATCGCCGACACACCGGGCGCCGCCTGGGCCCTGTCGCGTTGCGGCGCAAAGCCCATTGTCATCGTCTCTTCCGGGACAGAAGCCGAGGCGCTTGCGCCTCTGCCGGTCGAGGCTCTGCGCCTGTCGCACGACACTTGCGTCACCTTGCGGCGGCTCGGCTTCAAGCGCATCGGTTCGCTGATCGGCACGGCGCGCGCTCCTTTTGCCGCGCGTTTCGAAAAGGAGTTGCTGCTGCGGCTGGATCAGGCGCTGGGATATGCATCGGAGCCGCTCGATTTCATCGTGCCGCCGCCGGTCTATCACAGCGCCCGCTATCTGATGGAGCCGATCTTCACCACCGATGCAGTGATCAGAATGGCAACGCGTCTGATGCAGGATATCGGTCATGCGCTGGCGCGCGACGGCGTCGGCGCGCGCGATCTGCGCCTGTCACTCTATCGCGTTGATGGCGAGGCCACATTGATCGATCTCGGCCTCACGCGTCCGACGCGCGATGCGTCCCATGTCGCGCGGCTGCTCGACCTGAAGCTTGAACGCATCACCAGCGAAGTCGAGGCTGGTTTTGGCTTCGAGACGCTGGATCTCGCCGTCACCAAGGCCGAGCCGATGCAGAACTGGCAGGCTGAGCTGATTGCCGATGCCGAAACCATGGCTGGCTCGGAACAATGTGCTGCATTGATCGACCGCCTGCGGCAGCGGCTTGGCCCGCGCAGCGTGCGGCGGCTGGAACCCGCCGAGAGCCATCTGCCGGAGCGTGCGGAGCAATCCGCCAGTGTGATCGGCGACGCGCCGACCTGGCCCGCGCCGGATGCGGCACGTCCGCGCCCGCTGATCCTGCTGTCAAAGGCCGAGCGCATTGAGGATGTCCTGGCGACGGTGCCGGAAAGCCCGCCCAAACGCTTTCGCTGGCGCGGCGTGCTGCACAAGGTCGCGCAGGCGCAGGGTCCGGAACGCATCGCCGGCGAGTGGTGGCGCGACGGCCAGCAGCCGACGCGCGACTATTATCTTGTCGAAGACGAGGACGGCCACAGATTCTGGCTCTATCGCGCGGGGCTTTACGGGCGCGAGACCCGTGAAGCGCAATGGTTTCTGCACGGCCTGTTCGCCTGA